ATAGCTTCGTCTAAACTCAATCCTTCTCCTATTAATATTCCTGCCCTTCTATTTCTACTATGCATACTAGTACAAGTAACTATTAAATCACCAATACCGGCTAAACCTGCAAAAGTAGATTTCTCTGCCCCCATCCTTTCTCCAAGTCTACCCATCTCAATAATACCTCTAGTCATGAGTGCTGCCTTAGTATTATCACCATAACCTAAGCCATCAGAGATACCTGCTCCCAAAGCAATAATATTTTTAATAGAACCTCCTAATTCAACTCCTATCACATCTGAATTTGTATAAACTCTAAATTTAGGACCTATAAAAATATCTTGCACATATTTAGCAGTTTTCTTACAATCAGAGGCAGCTACAACAGTGGTAGGAATATCTATTGCTACTTCTTCAGCATGGGAAGGTCCCGATAATATTGCATACTTATTTTGGGGAAGAATTTCAGCTACCACTTGAGAAAGTCTCAATAACGTATTATTTTCTATACCTTTAGCTACATTTACTATTATTTGCTCTGGCTTAATATAGCTTTTGCCCTTTTCTAATGTTTCCCTTACAGCATGGGAAGGCACAGCCATAAGTATAATATTTTTATCTTTTAAAGCTTTAGACAAATCATTTGTTATATTTACACTTTCTGGTACAACAACTCCTGGTAAATACTTAATATTTTCTCTTGATACTTTAATTTCATCACTTTGTTTATCATCTCTAACCCATAAATCTATTTTATAATTTTTTTTCGATAATAATATAGCTAAAGAGGTTGCCCAACTTCCCCCACCAATAATACCAATTCTCTCAGCCATTTTATCAACTCCCAATTTCAATTAATTTTATCACCAAGTTTCGATTCAGTTCCAGATTTTAACCTTTGTATATTCTCTTTATGCCTCCACAAAGCCATTACACCTAAAATTGTTGTTGTAATAAAAAAATTTAGATTAAAGGGTCGGTTTATAACATTGCTTAGTATAGGTATAAATATTGCTCCTAATATAGAACCTAAGGAAACATATCTAGTTTTTGTAATGGCAATAATAGCTATAATGGCACATATTAAAGTAGCAGGCCAATGAAGATATAACATTACTCCAAAAGAAGCAGCAATTCCTTTTCCACCTTGAAACCCAAGTAGTATTGGCCAATTGTGACCTATAACCACAAAAATACTGGCTAATAATGCTCCATTATAACCTAGTATTCTATTCCCTATTGTAGCAGCTAAAATTCCTTTTAACACATCTAGAATAAAAGCAATGAATCCAATTTTTACACCAAATACTCGTAATGCATTAGTGGCGCCAGCATTACCACTACCATATTCTCTAACATCCTTTTTTTGAAACAATTTTCCTAGTACATAAGCAGAAGAAAAATTGCCAATTAAATAAGAAATTACTATCACTATTAAGTTTTCTCCCAATTTAATCCCCCTTTTCTCTAAATTCAAATTTAATTGGTGTCCCTTCAAAACCAAAATACTGTCGTAACTGATTTTCTAAATATCTTTCATAAGAAAAATGTAACAATTTCTTACTATTAATAAAAATTAGAAATCTTGGAGGTTTCGTCCCTATTTGTGTTCCATAGAATATTTTAAGTCTCTTACCTTTATCCGTTGGAGGTTGGTTTAAAAGTACTGCTTCATTAATTATATCATTTAATAGTCCAGTAGTTACCCTAAAAGTATAATTGTGGAACACTTCTTTTATAGAACTAAATAATTTCTGAACTCTTTGACCCGTTTTTGCAGAAATAAATATTATTGGTGCATAAGGAATAAAAGATAAGGTAGTTCGTATATCTCTTTCAAACTGTAAATAAGTAGAGTCTTTTTTATCAACA
This is a stretch of genomic DNA from Tissierellales bacterium. It encodes these proteins:
- a CDS encoding NAD(P)H-dependent glycerol-3-phosphate dehydrogenase; this translates as MAERIGIIGGGSWATSLAILLSKKNYKIDLWVRDDKQSDEIKVSRENIKYLPGVVVPESVNITNDLSKALKDKNIILMAVPSHAVRETLEKGKSYIKPEQIIVNVAKGIENNTLLRLSQVVAEILPQNKYAILSGPSHAEEVAIDIPTTVVAASDCKKTAKYVQDIFIGPKFRVYTNSDVIGVELGGSIKNIIALGAGISDGLGYGDNTKAALMTRGIIEMGRLGERMGAEKSTFAGLAGIGDLIVTCTSMHSRNRRAGILIGEGLSLDEAIEKIGMVVEGIKTTKSAYELSLKYDVEMPITKELYGVLYEGKDVKNSVVNLMLRDKKHEMADIII
- the plsY gene encoding glycerol-3-phosphate 1-O-acyltransferase PlsY produces the protein MGENLIVIVISYLIGNFSSAYVLGKLFQKKDVREYGSGNAGATNALRVFGVKIGFIAFILDVLKGILAATIGNRILGYNGALLASIFVVIGHNWPILLGFQGGKGIAASFGVMLYLHWPATLICAIIAIIAITKTRYVSLGSILGAIFIPILSNVINRPFNLNFFITTTILGVMALWRHKENIQRLKSGTESKLGDKIN